One Ranitomeya variabilis isolate aRanVar5 chromosome 5, aRanVar5.hap1, whole genome shotgun sequence DNA window includes the following coding sequences:
- the MICAL3 gene encoding F-actin-monooxygenase MICAL3 isoform X16 yields MEDGRNDKANQAHVLFDRFVQATTCKGTVKSFQELCDYLELKPRDYRSFYHKLKSKLNYWKAKALWSKLDKRSGHKDYKKGKACSNTKCLIIGAGPCGLRTAIELGFLGAKVVVVEKRDAFSRNNVLHLWPFTIHDLRGLGAKKFYGKFCAGAIDHISIRQLQLILLKVSLILGIEIHVNVEFQGLIEPPEEQEKERIGWRAKVHPKGHPISEYDFDVIIGADGRRNTLAGFRRKEFRGKLAIAITANFINRNTTAEAKVEEISGVAFIFNQKFFQDLREATGIDLENIVYYKDDTHYFVMTAKKQSLLEKGVILQDYADTEMLLSRANVDQEALQNYATEAARFSTHQQLPTLDFAINHYGQPDVAMFDFTCMYASENAGLVRERNGHRLLVALVGDSLLEPFWPMGTGIARGFLAAMDSAWMIRSWAYGASPLEVLAERESIYRLLPQTTPENVSKNFSQYSLDPTTRYPNVNLQFLRPSQVRHLFYTGEMKDVNLEIGNLVNAQRTPKLGRNESVARTGKLLSWCQKQTDGYAGVSVTDLTMSWKSGLALCAIIHRYRPELIDFGSLDERNVEKNNQLAFDIAERELGISPIMTGKEMASVGEPDKLSMVVYLSQFYEMFKETTNAEDADQNLDEKAALLASTKSPISFLSKLGQTISRKRTPKDKKEKEVDSSGKRRKTSQSEDEDSSRPNRDERPLLVGALTDRRMDATAGNQNKVKSMATQLLAKFEENAPAPNTGLRKQASFRKEFPQNLGGSDVCYFCHRRVYVMERLSAEGKFFHRSCFQCDYCNTTLRLSCYAYDLEDGKFYCKPHYCYRRSGYSQRKRAAAPAQVSKELKGPTKDTPDAEDPGRAPTLPLAAAEKTPGPSINCEDHTAAKRLRATPERIELENYRVSMQKEELEEVPEETLAEHNLSSLLDKGGPDEEEAASSSSESEMEEDEEDEEEDDGYEPAPSSDLGGVPWKEAVKIHAKLKGRSPDEMEADRAVDLGVSEEEDDEDDDDEEEPSSEAGNLKLQQALTPVDPMEIKVDVHWTHVHKVRQEQDGVNTEGEEVGTSSPSKALLLPSHRHDPVRAWLETVPGVACEDEEAEVLGTGLLEAGAGGDGDTSADLGDDDDIPSDAEAEERLQQSERLRLRLDEGSDAPSSGQNESDRGSCAASATLEPEVFSPKAESEKVSVLTPKEQTSPSIRFFPEPYIPRAGSKASTPLEPKAFTPVSPVCSQPTPTQELVTPTSPTKSPSIPPLLRPLRSPASPICSQPLPSTEVVTVPPTTKSPVCLQPSPVITSTPLAKLPFSSHVVRTDSLTSPNSEEALKRIDLIEEFWTKSAEIRRSLGLTPVERGRTSEVNFQSMEPSAARTPVSKATQGDLKSPPLKTHHVLKKVNPNRLDPELLSPLTPISPSEKELKSSEGERRDLSTSSGLGLNGSNSNTRTAASESFNTSDSALLTPPSSPPPPPPQGEEPATLQKGLASWQNGPESIPSPLPQVKVKSPDVPQTPKLEEVRKSFVESVDEIPFADDVEDTYDERTDNSSLHERFFTPPTSRTKLQRLPLTKENGELPSSVERGRHRKRLLPQLTTEAKELAEERMRAREKSVKSAALRDAMAQQLHKMKQLETVQAPHRGSVLSSTKLSPRLPAESRALAEAPTLRLGAADELFLSSLPAEGSITSSEGSGGGKPKKRPSLFSPRKKEKKSKGEMSRLSDKQDDGTKPKSLWKSVFSGYKKEKKKKSADEKSTPSTPSSTTTVDSGKVKVSNVVRGAELPLRRHLSFSEDSDLSSDDVLEKSSQKSKRESVYVPHALAFRRSYSSKKTYTDEELNAKLTKRVQKAARRQAKQEELKRLHRAQIIQRQLEQVEEKQRQLEERGVAVEKALRGEAGMGKKDDPKLMQEWFRLVQEKNALVRYESELMIFARELELEDRQSRLQQELRERMAVEDQLKSEQELTDEKQILNEMLDVVEQRDALVALLEEQRLREKEEDKDLEEVMLSKGYNLNWS; encoded by the exons GGACTGATCGAGCCCCCGGAAGAGCAAGAAAAAGAAC GCATCGGCTGGAGAGCAAAAGTGCACCCCAAGGGTCACCCCATATCGGAATATGACTTCGATGTCATTATTGGCGCGGACGGCCGGAGGAACACATTGGCCG GTTTTCGAAGGAAAGAATTTCGCGGCAAACTCGCCATCGCCATTACCGCCAATTTTATCAACCGGAACACCACGGCGGAGGCCAAGGTGGAGGAGATCAGCGGTGTCGCCTTTATCTTCAATCAGAAGTTTTTCCAGGACCTGCGAGAGGCGACGG GGATCGATCTGGAGAACATCGTCTACTACAAGGATGACACCCACTACTTTGTCATGACGGCCAAGAAGCAGAGTCTGCTGGAGAAAGGGGTCATCTTACAG GATTATGCCGACACCGAGATGTTGTTGTCACGTGCCAACGTGGATCAGGAGGCGCTGCAGAACTACGCCACCGAGGCCGCGCGCTTCTCCACCCATCAGCAGCTGCCCACACTGGATTTTGCCATCAATCACTATGGGCAGCCGGACGTGGCCATGTTTGACTTTACCTGCATGTACGCCTCCGAGAACGCCGGCCTGGTGCGCGAGAGAAATGGACACCGGCTGCTTGTAGCGCTAGTCGGCGACAGTCTCCTGGAG CCCTTCTGGCCTATGGGGACCGGCATAGCACGAGGCTTCCTGGCTGCTATGGACTCAGCTTGGATGATACGCAGCTGGGCTTATGGAGCGAGCCCTCTAGAAGTCCTGGCTGAGAG GGAGAGCATTTACCGGTTACTTCCTCAGACAACACCGGAGAATGTGAGCAAGAACTTCAGTCAGTACAGTCTGGACCCCACCACTCGTTACCCCAACGTAAACCTTCAGTTCCTGCGGCCGAGCCAG GTTCGGCATTTGTTCTATACTGGAGAAATGAAGGACGTCAATCTGGAGATTGGAAATCTGGTAAATGCCCAGAGGACGCCCAAACTGGGCAGAAATG AGTCGGTGGCGCGCACCGGTAAGCTGCTGAGCTGGTGTCAGAAGCAGACGGACGGCTACGCCGGAGTCAGCGTTACCGACCTCACCATGTCTTGGAAAAGCGGCCTTGCCCTCTGTGCCATTATCCACCGGTACCGCCCCGAGCTCAT TGACTTTGGCTCCCTCGACGAGAGGAACGTTGAGAAGAACAATCAGTTGGCTTTCGACATCGCTGAGCGTGAGCTGGGCATCTCCCCCATCATGACCGGGAAAGAAATGGCGTCCGTCGGGGAGCCAGACAAGCTATCCATGGTGGTGTACCTCAGCCAGTTCTACGAGATGTTCAAGGAGACCACCAACGCTG AAGACGCAGATCAGAATCTGGACGAGAAAGCCGCCCTCCTGGCCAGCACGAAAtcgcccatctccttcctgagcaagCTGGGGCAGACAATCTCCCGGAAACGCACCCCCAAG gaCAAGAAAGAAAAAGAGGTGGACAGCTCGGGCAAGAGGCGGAAAACCAGCCAATCAGAAGAC GAGGACAGCTCCCGACCCAACCGGGATGAGAGACCCTTGTTAGTCGGTGCCCTGACCGACAGGCGGATGGACGCGACTGCTGGGAATCAGAACAAGGTGAAATCCATGGCGACTCAGCTCCTGGCCAAATTCGAGGAGAACGCGCCTGCGCCTAACACCGGACTCAGGAAACAG GCATCTTTCAGGAAAGAATTCCCTCAGAACCTCGGGGGCAGCGATGTCTGTTACTTCTGCCACAGGAGAGTCTACGTCATGGAGCGTTTGAGCGCAGAGGGGAAATTCTTCCATCGAAGCTGCTTTCAATGTGACTACTGCAATACAACTCTGCGTCTTTCCTGCTACGCCTATGACCTGGAAGATG gaaaatTTTATTGCAAACCGCACTACTGTTACAGACGTTCTGGGTACAGCCAGCGGAAGAGGGCGGCCGCTCCTGCGCAGGTCAGCAAG GAGCTCAAAGGACCCACAAAGGATACCCCCGATGCTGAAGATCCTGGCCGAGCCCCCACGTTGCCACTTGCTGCTGCAGAGAAGACCCCAG GTCCCAGTATAAACTGTGAGGATCACACGGCAGCGAAAAGACTGCGAGCCACGCCGGAGCGTATCGAGCTGGAGAACTACAGAGTCTCCATGCAAAAAGAGGAGCTGGAAGAAGTTCCAGAGGAGACGCTGGCGGAGCACAATCTGAGCAGTCTGCTGGATAAGGGAGGACCAGACGAGGAGGAGGCCGCCAGCAG TAGCTCAGAGTCTGAgatggaggaagatgaggaggatgaggaggaggatgatggttaTGAACCTGCGCCCTCCTCTGATCTTGGCGGTGTGCCCTGGAAGGAGGCTGTGAAGATTCATGCAAAACTGAAGGGTCGGAGTCCGGATGAAATGGAAGCAGATCGGGCTGTGGATCTGGGTGTCAGTGAGGAGGAGGATgacgaagatgatgatgatgaggaggaaccGTCTAGTGAAG CCGGGAACCTCAAACTTCAGCAAGCGCTGACCCCCGTGGACCCCATGGAGATAAAAGTGGATGTCCACTGGACTCATGTCCACAAGGTTCGCCAAGAGCAGGATGGGGTTAACACAGAGGGGGAAGAAGTGGGCACGTCTTCTCCTTCTAAAG CGCTCCTGCTCCCCTCCCACCGCCATGATCCCGTTAGAGCGTGGCTGGAGACCGTACCCGGAG TCGCCTGTGAGGATGAAGAGGCTGAGGTGCTGGGGACTGGTCTTCTAGAGGCTGGCGCAGGAGGTGATGGGGACACGTCTGCAGATCTTGGTGACG ATGACGACATCCCATCTGACGCGGAGGCCGAGGAGAGACTTCAGCAGTCAGAGAGGCTGAGGCTCAGACTGGACGAGGGGTCTGATGCGCCTTCCAGCGGACAGAACG AGTCTGACAGAGGTTCCTGTGCAGCTTCAGCGACCCTCGAGCCTGAAGTCTTCAGCCCTAAGGCGGAGAGTGAGAAG GTCTCCGTGTTGACTCCCAAGGAGCAGACTTCACCCAGTATCAGATTCTTTCCGGAGCCCTACATCCCGAGAGCTGGCAGCAAAGCCTCAACTCCATTAGAACCAAAAGCTTTTACCCCGGTTTCACCCGTTTGTTCCCAGCCAACCCCAACACAAGAACTGGTAACCCCGACGTCTCCCACAAAATCCCCGTCAATTCCACCTCTCCTGCGACCCTTGAGGTCACCGGCTTCCCCTATATGCTCTCAACCCTTACCTTCCACAGAGGTGGTCACCGTTCCTCCCACCACCAAGTCGCCTGTTTGTCTGCAGCCAAGTCCGGTCATCACTTCCACCCCCCTAGCCAAGCTGCCGTTTAGTAGCCATGTAGTGCGGACAGACTCGTTGACCAGCCCCAATTCAGAAGAGGCTTTGAAACGTATTGACCTCATAGAGGAATTTTGGACCAAAAGTGCCGAGATCCGTCGTAGCCTCGGATTGACACCTGTGGAGCGGGGCAGAACATCGGAGGTCAATTTTCAATCCATGGAGCCCTCTGCAGCCAGGACCCCGGTGTCTAAAGCTACGCAAGGTGATTTGAAGTCTCCACCTCTGAAAACTCATCACGTCCTCAAGAAAGTGAATCCCAATAGACTGGACCCCGAGCTCCTGTCACCCCTTACTCCCATTTCTCCATCTGAAAAGGAACTGAAGAGCTCTGAGGGTGAAAGGAGAGATTTGTCCACCAGTTCAGGTCTCGGACTGAATGGCAGTAATTCCAATACTCGAACAGCGGCCAGTGAGAGTTTCAACACCTCTGACTCTGCACTGCTTACTCCACCTTCtagtcctcctcctcccccgccacAAGGAGAAGAACCTGCTACCCTCCAAAAAGGTTTAGCCTCCTGGCAGAATGGACCAGAATCCATCCCATCGCCGCTTCCCCAAGTCAAGGTGAAATCTCCAGATGTTCCTCAGACCCCCAAATTGGAAGAAGTTCGTAAGTCCTTCGTTGAGAGCGTGGACGAGATCCCTTTTGCCGATGATGTGGAAGACACCTACGATGAGAGAACCGATAACTCCAGCCTGCACGAGAGGTTCTTCACCCCTCCAACAAGTCGGACTAAACTCCAGAGACTGCCCTTGACTAAGGAGAATGGAGAACTTCCATCTTCTGTAGAAAGAGGTCGTCACAGAAAAAGACTTCTTCCGCAATTGACTACTGAAGCTAAAGAGCTGGCCGAGGAGAGGATGAGGGCGAGGGAGAAGTCTGTGAAAAGCGCGGCCTTGAGGGACGCCATGGCCCAACAGCTTCACAAGATGAAGCAGCTGGAAACCGTGCAGGCGCCTCACCGAGGGTCAGTTCTGTCTTCCACCAAACTCTCTCCTCGCCTCCCTGCAGAGTCCAGAGCTCTAGCCGAGGCGCCGACTCTCAGACTAGGAGCTGCAGATGAACTTTTTCTATCTTCTCTGCCAGCTGAGGGCTCAATCACCTCATCAGAAGGTTCGGGGGGTGGGAAACCCAAGAAGAGGCCTTCCTTGTTCTCCCCAAGGAAGAAGGAGAAAAAGTCCAAGGGAGAGATGAGCCGCCTGTCTGACAAACAGGACGACGGCACCAAACCTAAATCACTGTGGAAGTCTGTCTTCTCTGGTtataagaaggagaagaagaagaagtcgGCGGATGAGAAGTCTACACCGAGCACTCCTTCGAGCACCACCACCGTGGACTCCGGGAAGGTTAAAGTGTCCAATGTGGTCCGTGGAGCAG AACTTCCGCTCAGACGACACCTGAGCTTCTCTGAGGATTCTGATCTTTCCAGCGATGACGTCCTAGAGAAATCCTCACAGAAGTCCAAGCGCGAG TCGGTCTATGTCCCCCACGCTCTGGCGTTCAGACGGTCGTATTCATCAAAG AAAACGTACACAGACGAGGAGCTGAACGCTAAACTCACCAAAAGGGTCCAAAAAGCCGCGCGGAGACAAGCGAAACAAGAGGAGCTGAAGAGGCTGCACCGGGCCCAG ATCATTCAGCGGCAGCTGGAGCAGGTGGAAGAGAAGCAGCGGCAGCTGGAGGAGCGAGGGGTCGCGGTGGAGAAGGCGCTGCGGGGAGAAGCCG GAATGGGCAAGAAGGACGACCCCAAACTGATGCAGGAATGGTTCCGGCTGGTGCAGGAGAAGAACGCGCTGGTCCGATACGAGTCCGAGCTGATGATCTT CGCCCGGGAGCTGGAGCTCGAGGATCGGCAGAGTCGGCTACAGCAGGAGCTGCGGGAGAGGATGGCGGTGGAGG ACCAGCTGAAGAGCGAGCAGGAGCTGACGGACGAGAAGCAGATCCTGAACGAGATGCTGGACGTGGTGGAGCAGCGGGACGCACTGGTGGCGCTGCTGGAGGAGCAGAGGCTGcgcgagaaggaggaggacaaggacTTGGAGGAAGTGATGCTATCCAAAGGCTACAACCTGAACTGGTCCTGA